Genomic window (Roseivirga sp. 4D4):
AGATTAACTCTTTGATGGATTCAAGCATTTCTTCTGCAAAAGGGAGAACCACATCCAAGGAGGCAATAAGATTTGGACCGAGTTCAGCTAGAAATGGATAAAGCACCAATTCTTCATCCTGGCCCGGCAGTTCAATCCCGAAGTTATTCGTCAACCATAAGATGATACTCAAACCAATAGCCCACTTGACAATGCCTATTAACGCCCCAGCAAACTTATCTACCCCACCTAACAGGGTCATATCTACCATCTTCTTAACTAATTTTCCAAGCATATTCACCAGAAGAATGATGGCGATAAATATGATCAAAAAAGATATAAAGGGAAGTAGATGATCAATACCCTCGAAATAATCAGAGAGGTAGGACATACCGAGCTCCATAAGTTTGAAGCCCCCTATTATCGCAAGTACAAAAGCCAAGATTCCAAAAATCTCTAGTAGAAGGCCTTTTTTATAGCCCATAGCGGCTCCGAAAACCAGAGGGATAATCAGTATGATATCCAGTGTTTTCAAGCTAGCCTACCAAAATTGATTTCACGATACCAGATATGGTTTTTCCGTCTGCCTTGCCTGCGAGTGCTTTAGATGCCATACCCATTACTTTGCCCATATCCTGAGGGCCTGAAGCACCCATCTGCTCAATGATTTTCACAAGTTCTGAACGAATTTCATCCTCAGACAATTGCTTTGGTAGATACTTTTCGATTACAGCAATCTCTTTGAGTTCCGTTTCCATAAGGTCATCGCGTCCTTGATCCTTGTAGATCTGTGCTGAATCTTTTCTCTGTTTGACAGCCTTCATCAACAATTTAAGTTCAGCGTCAACTGATACAGAACCGTCATTTCCTTTTTCAGTTTCTGCAAGCAAAATCATTGATTTGATTGCCCGCAACGCCTGAAGCTCATCTTTTTGCTTCGCTAACATGGCGGTTTTGATATCTGCTTCGATTTGTTGTTTTAAGCTCATTTGAGAATAATTTCGATTTTTTTAATCATTAACTTGCGCGCAAAGTTATGCAATAAAGGGAATTTGAATGACTAGACTTAGTGTTAACATTAACAAAGTAGCAACACTGCGAAATGCACGAGGCGGTGACAACCCAAATGTGGTAAAAGTGGCTCAAGATGCGGAGCGTTTTGGAGCACAAGGAATTACGGTACATCCCAGACCGGATGAAAGACATATTACAACCCAAGACGTATATGACCTTAAGGATGTGGTGACGACAGAGTTCAATATTGAGGGTTACCCTGATGAAAGGTTTTTAAAAATTCTTGAGGATGTAAGGCCTGATCAGGCTACACTTGTTCCAGACCCTCCATATGTTCTGACTTCAAATGCTGGTTGGGATACTGTTACTCACAAAGACAAGCTGAAGGAGTTGATTGAGCATATTAAATCGATGGGTATTCGAACTTCAATTTTCGTAGAGCCTGAGCTGTCAATCATTGAGGGCGCTGCTAAAGTTGGAACTGATCGGATCGAGCTGTATACCGAAATGTATGCTACAGGCCACAAGACCAATCCACAAGAAGCGATTGCCCCATATAAAGAATCATCTAAGAGAGCACATGAATTAGGCTTAGGGATAAACGCAGGCCACGATCTTGATTTAACTAACCTGAATTATTTGAAGCAGGAGTTGGTTAGCTTGGATGAAGTAAGTATTGGACATGCCTTGTTTTGTGATGCGCTATATTATGGCCTCGAAAATACCATTCAACTATATTTAAGAGAATTAAAATAAATGCTACTCAACTATAAGTCCTTCGGTGAAGGCCAACCTCTGATCATACTTCACGGCCTTTTCGGGTCTCTCGATAATTGGGTGACTTTGGGCAAAAAGTTTGGAGAAGACTTTAAAGTTTTCCTTGTAGATCAAAGAAATCACGGACAGTCATTTCATGACGACCTATTTTCCTATGAAGAAATGGCCGAGGACCTCTGTCAATTAATGGGTTCTCTTGGTATTCAAAAATCTCACATCATTGGCCATTCCATGGGAGGAAAGACTGCAATGGAGTTCGCTAGGCAGCACCCTGAAAAATTGGATAAGCTGGTTATCGCTGACATTGGTCCTAAATTCTACCCAGTACATCATACCGAAATACTAAAGGCGTTCTACTCTGTACCCATCAATCAACTCACCTCGAGAAAAGAGGCTGATGATATACTAGCAAAATCCATCACAGATTTTGGAATAAGGCAGTTTTTACTTAAAAACCTGAGTAGGGAGGGTAGCGGTTTTAAGTGGAAAATGAA
Coding sequences:
- a CDS encoding CvpA family protein; protein product: MKTLDIILIIPLVFGAAMGYKKGLLLEIFGILAFVLAIIGGFKLMELGMSYLSDYFEGIDHLLPFISFLIIFIAIILLVNMLGKLVKKMVDMTLLGGVDKFAGALIGIVKWAIGLSIILWLTNNFGIELPGQDEELVLYPFLAELGPNLIASLDVVLPFAEEMLESIKELISPV
- a CDS encoding GatB/YqeY domain-containing protein; protein product: MSLKQQIEADIKTAMLAKQKDELQALRAIKSMILLAETEKGNDGSVSVDAELKLLMKAVKQRKDSAQIYKDQGRDDLMETELKEIAVIEKYLPKQLSEDEIRSELVKIIEQMGASGPQDMGKVMGMASKALAGKADGKTISGIVKSILVG
- a CDS encoding pyridoxine 5'-phosphate synthase, whose amino-acid sequence is MTRLSVNINKVATLRNARGGDNPNVVKVAQDAERFGAQGITVHPRPDERHITTQDVYDLKDVVTTEFNIEGYPDERFLKILEDVRPDQATLVPDPPYVLTSNAGWDTVTHKDKLKELIEHIKSMGIRTSIFVEPELSIIEGAAKVGTDRIELYTEMYATGHKTNPQEAIAPYKESSKRAHELGLGINAGHDLDLTNLNYLKQELVSLDEVSIGHALFCDALYYGLENTIQLYLRELK
- a CDS encoding alpha/beta fold hydrolase, with amino-acid sequence MLLNYKSFGEGQPLIILHGLFGSLDNWVTLGKKFGEDFKVFLVDQRNHGQSFHDDLFSYEEMAEDLCQLMGSLGIQKSHIIGHSMGGKTAMEFARQHPEKLDKLVIADIGPKFYPVHHTEILKAFYSVPINQLTSRKEADDILAKSITDFGIRQFLLKNLSREGSGFKWKMNLDIIAKNIEEVGKALNQNAIIDRETLFLRGGNSDYILNDDFNLIHSVFPNSKVDTIDGAGHWLHAENPSDFYKKVIEFLS